One window of Chamaesiphon minutus PCC 6605 genomic DNA carries:
- a CDS encoding VirB3 family type IV secretion system protein, with translation MERKTRIEVNRALRRRAKMMGIPRDVAIVLALIVVFCLFLGYLKVPANIVAAIFVTLFFTAILSLKDGMADVLARNRRPKNYTRGCLNYRSPLSNLTPQSIDIHPKKIS, from the coding sequence ATGGAAAGAAAGACACGAATCGAAGTTAATCGAGCATTAAGACGCAGAGCGAAGATGATGGGTATCCCTCGCGATGTTGCCATAGTCTTGGCTCTGATCGTAGTTTTCTGTCTATTTCTAGGATATTTGAAGGTTCCGGCCAATATCGTTGCAGCTATTTTTGTGACTTTATTTTTCACAGCCATACTTTCACTCAAAGATGGAATGGCAGATGTACTGGCAAGAAATAGAAGGCCAAAGAACTATACCAGAGGATGCTTGAATTATCGTTCGCCACTTTCAAATTTAACTCCTCAGTCGATCGATATTCATCCAAAGAAAATATCTTAG
- a CDS encoding type II toxin-antitoxin system VapC family toxin has translation MKILIDAQCFLWWFVEPDRLSAPTIAAISDETNSIWFSVASVCELTIKVSLGTLSLPEPIDSYLASRMKKLRAQFLDIRADQVLKLAMLPLDRFDLILLTQARVEGMTLVTANPDLADRDVEILLNESDEGNTQRMSVSQRARSELASSKSLNR, from the coding sequence GTGAAAATACTAATCGATGCCCAGTGTTTTTTATGGTGGTTTGTCGAACCCGATCGCTTGAGTGCTCCAACGATCGCCGCCATCTCTGACGAAACTAACTCAATCTGGTTTTCGGTTGCCAGCGTTTGCGAGCTGACGATTAAGGTGTCACTGGGAACGTTATCGCTGCCCGAACCGATCGATTCGTACCTTGCCAGTCGAATGAAAAAGTTGCGGGCACAATTTTTAGATATTCGAGCGGATCAAGTGTTGAAGCTAGCAATGTTGCCGCTAGATCGATTCGATCTGATCCTCCTCACTCAAGCACGAGTCGAGGGCATGACCCTCGTTACTGCTAACCCAGATCTGGCCGATCGTGATGTGGAAATCCTGCTCAACGAATCGGACGAAGGCAACACTCAGAGAATGTCCGTGAGTCAAAGAGCCAGGTCGGAATTAGCGTCAAGCAAAAGTCTAAATCGATAG
- a CDS encoding type II toxin-antitoxin system Phd/YefM family antitoxin, with amino-acid sequence MNTFTIYNAKSQFSKLLSRVELGEEIIISNRGVAVARLVPVENKRSRSRSMGVDRGLYYIPSSFNNPLPPYL; translated from the coding sequence ATGAATACGTTTACCATCTATAACGCTAAATCCCAGTTCTCCAAATTATTATCTCGCGTGGAACTAGGAGAAGAGATAATCATCTCCAATCGCGGTGTCGCGGTGGCTAGGTTAGTTCCGGTGGAAAATAAGCGATCTCGCAGTCGCAGTATGGGTGTAGATCGCGGCTTATATTACATTCCCTCCAGTTTCAACAACCCGTTGCCCCCTTATTTATAA
- a CDS encoding DUF1304 domain-containing protein: MKTLILVLISLVGLIHIYFLIQQMFRWESASGKFTNFTEKQLTKVLAGNQGLYNGFLAAGIIWGWLSPAYSLQIWTFFLTFIAIAGVYGSVTLSLGGDAPDKPRQLRPLAILFQTVPAVIALICLRISL; the protein is encoded by the coding sequence ATGAAAACTTTGATACTTGTTCTAATTAGTTTAGTTGGACTCATACATATTTACTTTTTGATTCAGCAGATGTTCCGATGGGAAAGCGCAAGTGGTAAATTTACAAATTTTACTGAAAAGCAACTTACAAAGGTGTTAGCAGGCAATCAGGGATTATATAATGGCTTTTTAGCAGCAGGCATCATATGGGGATGGTTGTCGCCAGCATATTCTCTACAAATCTGGACGTTTTTTCTGACTTTTATTGCGATTGCTGGGGTTTATGGCAGCGTAACTCTATCTTTGGGTGGAGATGCTCCTGACAAACCTCGCCAGCTCAGACCGCTGGCAATTCTATTCCAAACTGTTCCAGCCGTCATTGCATTAATCTGCTTGCGAATATCCCTCTAA
- a CDS encoding two-component system sensor histidine kinase NtrB: MGEFTATIVHEVRNPLTTIEMGLKYAHKVLNANADRERLALSLSESDRLKHLLQEILSYAKPQPLQLSRLNISEFLKLLLIQIQELPEAIDRQIEFESHLPAGEVMVDINKLKQVFINLLRNACEAIAPHESVSCSISMEIDSDYVAIQIHNGGDPIPPELLPKLTTPFCSSKPSGTGLGLAISKRIITDHDGKLTIESSSVGTTVSVYLPICAHPLPNSG; the protein is encoded by the coding sequence ATTGGCGAATTTACAGCTACGATCGTGCATGAAGTGCGTAATCCTCTGACGACGATTGAGATGGGCTTAAAATATGCCCATAAAGTTTTGAATGCCAATGCCGATCGAGAGCGGCTAGCCCTGTCCCTGAGCGAATCCGATCGGCTTAAACATCTGTTGCAGGAAATTCTCTCCTATGCAAAACCCCAACCATTGCAGCTCTCCAGGCTGAATATCAGTGAATTCTTGAAGCTGCTGTTAATCCAGATTCAGGAACTACCTGAAGCTATCGATCGCCAGATCGAGTTTGAAAGCCATCTGCCAGCAGGTGAGGTGATGGTGGATATCAATAAGTTAAAACAAGTTTTTATCAATCTGTTGCGGAATGCCTGTGAAGCGATCGCCCCCCACGAGAGTGTTAGTTGTTCGATCTCTATGGAAATCGACTCGGACTACGTTGCGATCCAAATCCATAATGGTGGCGATCCGATTCCACCAGAGTTGTTGCCCAAACTCACTACACCCTTCTGCTCATCTAAGCCCTCTGGCACTGGATTAGGGTTGGCAATTTCCAAGCGAATTATTACAGATCATGATGGCAAACTGACGATCGAGTCTTCTAGCGTAGGAACGACTGTAAGCGTTTATTTGCCCATCTGCGCCCATCCGCTCCCAAATTCGGGTTGA
- a CDS encoding phenylpyruvate tautomerase MIF-related protein produces the protein MPFLRIETNHEFNQDVIQNVITQVTDQVHINKGDPKEMILVVVNTKVNVAFGGDYDKPAAVVQLLSLKMSAEVTKKLTECISDILLERFNVPANRMYIFFQEFTQMHLVGWNRKIFTEILGVENLDSPELAQKQAEAQKKS, from the coding sequence ATGCCATTTTTGAGGATTGAGACCAATCATGAATTTAATCAAGATGTCATCCAAAATGTCATCACTCAGGTTACGGATCAAGTTCATATCAATAAAGGAGATCCTAAAGAGATGATTTTGGTTGTTGTTAACACCAAGGTCAATGTTGCTTTTGGTGGGGATTACGACAAACCTGCTGCTGTTGTCCAACTTCTCAGTCTGAAAATGTCTGCGGAAGTCACCAAAAAATTGACAGAATGCATCAGTGATATTTTATTAGAAAGATTTAATGTACCAGCTAATCGTATGTACATCTTCTTTCAGGAATTTACGCAGATGCATCTGGTTGGCTGGAATCGTAAGATTTTTACGGAAATCTTAGGAGTTGAGAACTTAGATTCACCAGAATTAGCTCAAAAACAAGCAGAAGCGCAAAAAAAAAGCTAG
- a CDS encoding lipoxygenase family protein — MSNFIQRILSGEISLEEYTDNEKERLVSQLISHLPVGSLLKVREQLKGNIVNQSHKAIGKIVHSVSTIPIPGLEVELWDHDLFGMKDFLGSGITDQHGGFEIFYDPKAAGFGDDPDLELRIFDPPQTAVVEGKSIRRKNLIEVIKGSDKVKEEIYNFGQLSISYYEYDPDYAQYFPYCVPKSIKHDFVPQAYAITIKSVAKYEQIMDGIIQKNRINPNEPSYDEIQKSFPETRTIILERENPGCTRSDEFFGDRMLNGFNPVIFKKDKNNPSLYTTSFNGEQFELTGKIDLPNYKVKFELRNEQLFPVEITLQFRENNAKKPNPPLKEPQTYRPVDGKKWLQAKRVIRATHLGVLGEVKAHLSQCHFNMEQYSISLLRNVRKNPVRDFLYPHLKEVVHINNFGRRILMDPKGGFFAKLEPMPIIPDMLKWVRSNLGSYDWTDWQPRTPLCESHTYAKIGNLYWDILTTHVDSFFDEHRDGIISNWDEIFTFSEDLVQHSVAHVALTMEQVDDGDEWYDLNEIDHSSNPRREVNGEVKAVRPITSSTTATEQDIANLKQVCKYVIYQTTYWHSCIHNEHNPEFAELKYGALLSNGSMGDEDDESVMPGQEAASIILGASNMLTDFRYGYILKNEDGDVPPKLIELVASKKAEFEKLGFDLNTLRSRLNS; from the coding sequence ATGAGCAACTTTATCCAAAGAATTCTTTCTGGTGAAATTTCCCTAGAAGAATATACAGATAACGAAAAGGAACGCCTAGTCTCTCAATTGATCTCCCATTTACCTGTTGGTTCTCTGTTAAAGGTAAGAGAACAGTTAAAGGGTAATATCGTTAACCAATCACACAAAGCGATTGGCAAAATTGTTCATTCTGTCTCAACAATACCTATCCCTGGTTTAGAAGTTGAGTTGTGGGATCACGATCTTTTCGGGATGAAAGATTTTTTAGGCAGTGGGATAACAGATCAGCATGGAGGTTTTGAAATATTTTACGATCCGAAAGCTGCTGGATTTGGGGATGATCCAGATTTGGAATTAAGGATTTTTGATCCTCCTCAAACTGCTGTTGTCGAAGGAAAATCCATCAGAAGAAAAAACTTGATTGAAGTCATCAAGGGTTCTGACAAGGTCAAAGAAGAAATTTATAACTTTGGACAATTGTCAATTTCTTACTATGAGTATGATCCAGATTATGCTCAATACTTCCCCTATTGTGTGCCCAAATCTATTAAGCATGATTTTGTGCCCCAAGCTTATGCCATAACAATAAAATCTGTTGCCAAATATGAACAGATCATGGACGGAATAATTCAAAAAAATCGAATAAATCCTAACGAACCATCCTATGATGAGATCCAAAAATCATTTCCAGAAACTCGAACTATCATTTTAGAAAGAGAAAATCCAGGCTGTACCAGAAGTGATGAATTCTTTGGAGACAGGATGTTAAATGGGTTTAATCCTGTTATTTTTAAGAAAGATAAAAACAATCCTTCCTTATATACCACTTCTTTTAATGGCGAACAATTTGAACTGACTGGTAAGATAGATTTGCCGAATTATAAAGTCAAATTTGAATTAAGAAATGAGCAACTGTTCCCTGTTGAAATTACGCTTCAATTCCGTGAAAATAATGCGAAAAAGCCAAATCCTCCATTAAAAGAACCCCAAACTTACAGGCCTGTTGATGGGAAAAAATGGTTGCAGGCTAAGCGAGTCATTCGTGCTACTCATCTGGGTGTTTTAGGAGAAGTGAAAGCTCATCTGAGTCAATGTCACTTTAATATGGAGCAGTATTCGATCTCTTTGTTGAGAAATGTCCGCAAAAATCCAGTGCGTGACTTCTTATATCCTCACCTCAAAGAAGTAGTCCATATTAACAATTTTGGTCGGCGAATATTGATGGATCCCAAGGGTGGATTTTTCGCTAAACTTGAGCCTATGCCTATCATTCCAGATATGTTGAAGTGGGTCAGGTCAAATTTAGGAAGTTATGACTGGACTGATTGGCAACCCAGAACCCCCCTTTGTGAGTCACATACTTACGCCAAAATCGGTAACTTATACTGGGATATTCTGACTACTCATGTCGATTCATTTTTTGACGAGCATCGTGACGGAATTATCAGCAATTGGGATGAAATTTTCACGTTTTCTGAGGATTTAGTTCAACATAGTGTTGCTCATGTTGCTCTGACGATGGAGCAGGTAGATGATGGAGATGAATGGTATGACTTAAATGAGATTGATCATTCTTCAAATCCTCGTCGAGAGGTTAATGGAGAGGTCAAAGCAGTCCGACCGATTACTTCATCGACAACAGCAACTGAACAAGATATCGCCAATCTTAAACAGGTTTGTAAATACGTAATTTATCAAACCACCTATTGGCATAGTTGTATTCACAATGAGCATAATCCTGAGTTTGCCGAGCTAAAATACGGAGCTCTCTTAAGCAATGGCTCAATGGGTGATGAAGATGATGAGAGTGTAATGCCAGGTCAGGAAGCAGCAAGTATTATTCTTGGAGCTTCTAATATGCTGACCGATTTCAGGTACGGTTACATACTTAAAAATGAGGATGGAGACGTTCCGCCTAAGTTGATTGAATTGGTTGCAAGCAAAAAAGCAGAATTTGAAAAACTTGGATTCGATCTCAACACCCTGCGTTCAAGATTGAATAGTTAG
- a CDS encoding SDR family NAD(P)-dependent oxidoreductase, with translation MTGKLVGKVALVTGASSGIGEATAIAIAQEGVSVVLVARRADRLEKLLRHISDNGGQAISIVADVADEMQAHDMLHKAHTQWGRVDILVNNAGVMQLGLIDGANTEEWRSMININFLGLMYATHAALPIMKAQGGGHIINISSTAGLEANANTAVYSATKFAVGAFTEALRKENHSHKIRVTLIEPGAVATELGAQITDPEAKAWAEAWIQSKTPLASEDIAAAIVYAVTQPPHVNVNEIVVRPIDQQ, from the coding sequence ATGACAGGTAAGTTAGTAGGAAAAGTCGCGTTAGTCACAGGTGCTTCATCGGGCATCGGTGAGGCGACAGCCATAGCCATAGCCCAAGAAGGGGTATCGGTCGTTCTAGTAGCACGCCGCGCTGACAGACTCGAAAAGTTACTCAGGCATATTTCGGACAACGGTGGACAGGCTATCTCAATTGTTGCTGACGTAGCTGATGAAATGCAGGCGCACGATATGCTACACAAAGCCCATACTCAATGGGGGCGCGTAGATATCCTGGTAAATAACGCAGGTGTCATGCAATTAGGCTTGATTGATGGTGCCAATACAGAAGAATGGCGCAGCATGATTAATATCAACTTTCTTGGATTGATGTATGCTACCCATGCAGCCTTACCAATAATGAAGGCACAGGGCGGAGGGCATATTATTAATATTTCCTCTACTGCTGGTTTAGAAGCAAATGCCAACACTGCTGTATATTCTGCCACAAAATTTGCCGTAGGTGCTTTTACAGAAGCCCTGCGCAAGGAAAACCACAGTCATAAAATTCGCGTTACCCTGATCGAGCCAGGTGCAGTAGCGACTGAACTGGGTGCTCAGATTACAGATCCTGAAGCAAAAGCATGGGCCGAGGCGTGGATACAATCAAAAACCCCTCTCGCCAGTGAGGACATTGCAGCAGCCATTGTTTATGCGGTCACTCAACCACCGCACGTCAACGTCAATGAAATTGTAGTCAGACCAATAGATCAACAATGA
- a CDS encoding SGNH/GDSL hydrolase family protein, which yields MAKLVAIGDSLTQGFQSGAILKTEWSYPSMIARALGLSVPTDFRIPSFFGSGLPINIEELLRFMATELGDEISIDEWILRFPILLERFIDDVEDLYERGRGRKPSTFRGQFHNLAVWGFRVLDTFRINSEYCDQVIKKSEGWIEDDFLGLPNAPMYRTARIVLNPAKEKDKGTWTQIDNLQAINDKEGVENLIIWLGANDCLGTVGSLSLKEMPSTFSSEVPEERGKFNLTHPDIFKKDYATLIASVKAAISADTRVFVGTIPYVTIPPITQGIGKLPADSKYFDYYGRFFANEHNFNPFFNSKLTGAEIEKIDATVDEFNQIIRSEVSSAGDNFHLVDLGGILNSLAVKRNHLTNSPDEPLRAYYQSLGLSDHPLLSLDPVPNALLLKTQNSTRKSGGLFSLDSVHPSTIGYGIAAEAFLRKMQDVGVKDANPLHLDWRQIIAQDSLLQSPPALWDDIINGAERNSILWDVIFKVLG from the coding sequence ATGGCAAAGCTTGTGGCAATCGGCGATAGCCTTACTCAAGGATTTCAGAGTGGTGCGATTTTGAAAACAGAGTGGTCATACCCCAGTATGATTGCTCGCGCTCTTGGTTTGTCAGTCCCTACTGATTTTCGTATTCCTAGCTTTTTTGGTAGCGGATTACCCATAAATATAGAAGAACTCCTTAGATTTATGGCAACCGAACTGGGAGATGAAATATCGATAGATGAGTGGATTTTGCGTTTTCCTATTCTCTTAGAGCGATTCATTGATGATGTAGAAGATTTATATGAAAGAGGGAGAGGACGCAAGCCTTCAACTTTTAGAGGTCAATTCCATAATCTTGCCGTATGGGGTTTTCGAGTATTAGACACTTTCAGGATCAATTCAGAATATTGCGATCAGGTAATTAAGAAAAGTGAAGGCTGGATTGAAGATGATTTTCTTGGTCTGCCCAATGCTCCAATGTACCGAACTGCTCGGATTGTATTGAATCCTGCTAAAGAGAAAGATAAAGGAACTTGGACTCAGATTGATAATCTTCAGGCAATCAATGATAAAGAGGGAGTAGAAAATTTAATTATTTGGCTAGGTGCAAATGATTGTCTTGGAACAGTTGGGAGTTTGAGTCTCAAGGAAATGCCATCTACTTTTTCTAGTGAAGTTCCTGAAGAAAGAGGTAAGTTTAACTTAACTCACCCTGACATTTTTAAAAAAGACTACGCCACTCTCATTGCCAGCGTTAAGGCGGCGATCTCTGCTGATACTCGTGTGTTTGTAGGCACGATACCTTATGTTACCATTCCACCAATTACTCAAGGAATTGGCAAACTGCCAGCAGATAGCAAATACTTCGATTACTACGGAAGATTCTTTGCAAACGAGCACAATTTCAATCCTTTTTTTAATAGTAAATTGACGGGCGCAGAGATTGAAAAAATTGATGCAACTGTTGATGAATTCAATCAAATCATTCGTAGTGAAGTTTCTTCAGCAGGCGATAATTTCCATCTCGTCGATCTGGGTGGAATCTTAAATAGCCTCGCAGTCAAACGCAACCACTTGACTAATTCTCCAGATGAACCACTCAGAGCATATTATCAGTCTTTAGGTTTGAGCGACCATCCTCTTCTCAGCTTAGATCCTGTTCCCAATGCCCTATTATTAAAAACTCAAAATAGCACCCGAAAAAGTGGTGGGCTTTTTAGTTTAGATAGTGTGCACCCTTCAACCATTGGTTATGGTATTGCGGCTGAAGCTTTCTTAAGAAAGATGCAAGATGTAGGAGTTAAAGATGCTAATCCTTTACATCTTGACTGGAGGCAGATCATTGCTCAAGATTCTCTTCTTCAGTCCCCACCAGCATTATGGGATGACATCATTAATGGGGCTGAAAGGAATTCCATTCTTTGGGATGTTATTTTCAAGGTTCTTGGTTGA
- a CDS encoding type II toxin-antitoxin system RelE/ParE family toxin: MNYRLIIRPEAELDLEDAFTWYESQETGLGSEFVRAIDNCISTIGRNPLAYRLIYQQARRVLVRRFPYCLFYIVEEDTVFVIACFHSKRNPKDWQDRLS; the protein is encoded by the coding sequence ATGAATTACAGGCTGATTATCCGTCCAGAAGCAGAGTTAGATTTGGAAGATGCTTTTACATGGTATGAGTCACAAGAGACTGGTTTAGGTTCTGAATTTGTACGAGCAATTGATAATTGTATATCCACAATCGGGCGCAATCCTCTTGCCTATCGGCTCATTTATCAACAAGCTCGACGAGTCTTAGTCAGGCGTTTCCCTTATTGTCTTTTTTATATTGTTGAAGAAGATACTGTATTTGTGATTGCTTGTTTTCACAGCAAACGAAATCCCAAAGATTGGCAAGATCGACTATCGTAA
- a CDS encoding addiction module protein, giving the protein MSNHPLLKVEISQLSIAERIQLAEDLWDSILDRQDEIELDRAQQQELDRRLEQHRQDPNAGSSWETVKQRLGTSK; this is encoded by the coding sequence ATGAGTAATCATCCTCTTCTCAAAGTTGAAATTTCTCAACTGAGTATTGCCGAGCGGATTCAACTTGCAGAAGATCTATGGGATAGTATTCTAGATAGACAAGATGAAATCGAATTAGATCGAGCGCAACAGCAAGAACTCGATCGAAGATTGGAACAACATCGGCAAGATCCAAACGCTGGCTCTAGTTGGGAAACTGTCAAGCAGCGATTAGGCACTTCCAAATGA
- a CDS encoding cupin domain-containing protein, with translation MPKSTIEYWNPLHRANKSLRKSIAGLEEMVEELTLSIDVETGEYTRLTRFYPGADTTSFGVKSHDYPEEILIVSGRLYDLAFDMWLETGHYASRPPGEIHGPFKTDLGCVVLEISFPDRVQE, from the coding sequence ATGCCAAAATCGACGATCGAGTACTGGAACCCATTACATCGAGCAAATAAAAGCCTGCGGAAATCGATCGCGGGGCTTGAAGAAATGGTAGAAGAACTGACTCTCAGCATAGATGTTGAAACTGGTGAATACACCCGCTTAACTCGGTTTTATCCTGGTGCGGATACGACTAGTTTCGGTGTAAAAAGTCACGACTATCCTGAAGAAATTTTAATTGTCAGCGGTCGTCTTTACGATCTAGCTTTCGATATGTGGCTAGAGACTGGACATTATGCCAGTAGACCACCTGGAGAGATTCACGGGCCATTCAAAACCGATCTTGGTTGTGTCGTGTTGGAGATATCTTTTCCAGATCGAGTCCAGGAATAG
- a CDS encoding nuclear transport factor 2 family protein yields MIVSQAQIIELEERLRQAMLHSDVVELDDLIAPELLFTNHLGQILSKQEDLDAHRSGKFKFTEITPSERQIQLNGGFAVVSVLMHILGSYEGTPVEQNIRFTRVWAISTSGSIQIIAGHTSEILPR; encoded by the coding sequence ATGATAGTTAGTCAAGCTCAAATCATCGAATTAGAAGAGCGACTCAGACAGGCAATGCTGCATTCTGATGTTGTTGAACTAGATGATTTAATCGCTCCCGAACTGCTATTTACAAATCATCTCGGACAAATTCTTAGTAAGCAGGAAGATCTTGATGCTCACCGTTCTGGGAAATTTAAGTTTACCGAAATTACACCATCAGAGCGACAGATTCAACTCAATGGTGGGTTTGCAGTTGTTTCTGTTTTGATGCACATATTAGGCAGTTATGAAGGTACCCCAGTCGAACAAAATATTCGATTTACCCGTGTTTGGGCAATTTCTACTAGTGGCTCGATTCAAATTATCGCAGGTCACACTAGTGAAATTCTGCCACGCTGA
- a CDS encoding helix-turn-helix domain-containing protein has translation MMAGIYKIEIAETEQELKKMLAIEKSGANKERIQVLYLLSSKQVKTIKEAASIIGRNRVTVQDWLTKYRQGGLENLLAKKASSGRPRTIPKWAEKSLIKRLESSEGFNSYGEICEWLTTKLGIEAKYKTVHQLVYYRLGASPKIARDSRSSGVPTV, from the coding sequence ATGATGGCCGGAATATATAAAATCGAGATTGCCGAAACCGAACAAGAGCTTAAAAAAATGTTAGCGATCGAGAAAAGTGGCGCGAACAAAGAAAGAATTCAAGTTTTGTACTTGCTGTCGAGCAAACAAGTAAAAACCATCAAAGAAGCAGCAAGCATCATTGGCAGAAATCGAGTGACAGTACAAGATTGGCTGACGAAATACCGTCAAGGAGGGCTAGAAAATTTATTAGCCAAAAAAGCTAGTAGTGGCCGACCAAGAACAATTCCTAAATGGGCAGAAAAATCTCTCATTAAGAGATTAGAATCGAGTGAAGGATTTAATAGCTATGGGGAGATTTGTGAGTGGTTGACAACTAAATTAGGAATAGAGGCGAAATATAAAACAGTACATCAACTGGTTTATTATCGTCTGGGCGCATCACCTAAAATAGCTCGCGACTCGCGCTCGTCGGGTGTCCCGACGGTTTAG
- a CDS encoding IS630 family transposase, protein MLSLVAIEMMGLGGKIRFFCEDETRIGLKTISGRKITAQGVKPYGKVQWQFKATYIYGVVEPKTGEHFFYEFTHLNSKCFQIFLELVAQEFADSILIIQLDNGGFHKAKKLKIPANIILMFQPPHCPESNPIEQVWSYLKRGLRWQLPSCLDELRLLITERLEQMTSPVIGSIVGRASILEALSVVGI, encoded by the coding sequence ATGCTGAGTTTGGTCGCCATTGAGATGATGGGGCTAGGCGGTAAGATTAGATTCTTTTGTGAAGATGAAACCCGAATTGGATTAAAAACAATCAGCGGTAGAAAAATTACTGCTCAGGGTGTAAAACCTTATGGAAAGGTGCAGTGGCAGTTTAAAGCCACTTACATATATGGTGTGGTCGAACCAAAAACTGGAGAACACTTCTTTTATGAGTTTACTCATCTCAATAGCAAATGCTTTCAGATATTTCTAGAGTTAGTAGCTCAGGAATTTGCGGATAGTATTTTGATTATTCAGCTAGATAATGGTGGTTTTCACAAAGCTAAAAAACTCAAAATCCCTGCCAATATTATTCTCATGTTTCAACCGCCTCATTGTCCCGAATCTAATCCAATTGAACAGGTGTGGTCATATTTGAAAAGAGGCTTGAGATGGCAGCTACCATCTTGTCTAGATGAATTGAGGCTGTTAATTACCGAGCGATTGGAGCAGATGACATCACCAGTGATTGGTTCAATCGTCGGACGAGCATCAATACTGGAGGCATTATCTGTAGTCGGTATTTAA
- a CDS encoding AI-2E family transporter yields MSQPKHQSIWDNFNNTKLIRYVLLFILGWAIVQIVAYFSIDLSELETQLRTQVPSTVGFGLAMLQNIFGNLLDLVIIAVVALFMLLDGKRLWNLLLRIFPIGMRDRVTEVVRKNFLGFFWGRLILSVFFGISIYIVFLFLGVNSPLGLAAIVSVFDLIPGIGATLGVSLVSLIILQQGIALALITLVSCILLQQVQENLLMPKIMQGSIDLNPVIMFFALLVGAKVAGLVGVFLSIPLAGIAIELCGVREMQQDQD; encoded by the coding sequence ATGAGCCAACCCAAACATCAGTCAATCTGGGATAATTTCAACAATACCAAGCTAATTCGCTATGTATTGTTATTTATACTTGGGTGGGCGATCGTTCAAATCGTAGCTTACTTTAGCATCGACCTGAGCGAACTTGAAACTCAACTTAGGACTCAAGTACCTTCTACCGTAGGGTTTGGGTTGGCAATGTTACAAAACATCTTCGGAAATTTGCTTGACTTAGTTATTATTGCAGTTGTTGCTTTATTTATGCTACTTGATGGTAAAAGATTGTGGAATTTACTTTTGCGAATTTTCCCGATCGGAATGCGCGATCGCGTTACAGAGGTAGTACGAAAAAACTTTCTGGGCTTTTTTTGGGGGAGATTAATTCTGAGTGTTTTCTTTGGTATTTCTATTTATATTGTGTTCCTATTCTTAGGAGTTAATTCTCCATTAGGATTGGCAGCAATCGTCAGTGTATTCGATTTGATTCCAGGGATTGGAGCAACGCTGGGAGTCAGCTTAGTGTCGCTGATTATTTTACAGCAAGGAATTGCTCTAGCACTAATTACTTTGGTAAGTTGCATTCTGCTTCAGCAAGTTCAAGAAAACCTGCTCATGCCTAAAATTATGCAAGGATCGATCGATCTCAATCCGGTAATTATGTTTTTTGCATTGCTCGTAGGTGCGAAGGTAGCAGGATTAGTTGGCGTGTTTTTATCGATCCCGCTGGCTGGCATCGCGATCGAATTATGCGGAGTTAGAGAAATGCAACAAGACCAAGATTAG
- a CDS encoding sensory rhodopsin transducer, giving the protein MNEPIGKICWAIAEGYIPAYSNGPEPQFTSHETVCILNANDRDARIEMTIFYTDRDPVGPYRLLVPARRTSHIRFNDLQDPEPIPLDTDFASVIHSDVPIVVQHTRLDSRQSENALLSTIAYASH; this is encoded by the coding sequence ATGAATGAACCGATTGGAAAAATCTGCTGGGCGATCGCCGAAGGCTATATTCCCGCCTATAGTAATGGGCCAGAACCACAGTTTACAAGCCATGAAACAGTCTGCATCCTCAATGCTAACGATCGAGATGCTCGGATTGAAATGACAATTTTTTATACAGATCGAGATCCTGTCGGCCCTTACCGTTTGCTGGTTCCAGCGCGACGCACCAGTCACATTCGCTTCAACGATTTACAAGATCCAGAACCCATTCCGCTGGACACTGATTTTGCTAGTGTAATTCATTCGGATGTGCCGATTGTCGTGCAACATACTCGGTTGGATTCTCGCCAGTCTGAAAATGCCTTGTTAAGTACGATTGCCTACGCCAGTCATTAA